The following proteins are co-located in the Microplitis demolitor isolate Queensland-Clemson2020A chromosome 3, iyMicDemo2.1a, whole genome shotgun sequence genome:
- the LOC103569827 gene encoding uncharacterized protein LOC103569827 — protein sequence MNYFCQYGFNFYKRNFNTINLLVLFSYAAFFIYIKFYVINNLEPGLSDIEEINVRENLNSIQESKYLVWSSKCRLLDKDPLDESIREFIQPEYFESCSLTDSLLSSVVKEASGNYSIVINKEIAESYKILRCCWSSIFKNKSEEAVNDWDVKFNVSPCQDFEDRVELPEDAEIVKVVCRSNKKFSKRILKVMYENIHAIVNPKRVKDRFQNVSLNNTDTENKKISIFVLGINGISRLNFMRSLPKTAEFLQQKGWINLVGYNKIGDDKFSNIMSILTGQNASLSNAYYNSESEGLNDCPLLWKNFKQAGYVTAYGEDVSYLDSLNFRNNGFIDPPTDYYLKPYIVATENLLKPKYKFGQRYCSGPELTVDRILNYASDFAREFLDRPYFGWFWINSIPHDDINGLSSMDSHLLDQLKNFEQGGVFDNTLVVFLSDHGTRWDEIKNTFIGWYEERLPFVYLRVPDALKNQNIDDSSLDIIQTLKVNKRRLTSPYDLYETLRDILERGGGKASPSSGCSLCQSLLKPVINERGCEDVGVSSHWCTCTESNPQSPTSEIAQQGAQKFLSHIESVVKNYKNEKGERLCAELNIEKIHRFDEIIMENNNTTTKKYFYQIEVAPGNGMYEITMNFDVNKNFEVSPYEISRTNSYEVSASCLQHLSHRKYCYCIN from the exons atgaattatttttgtcaatatgggttcaatttttataaaagaaattttaacactATCAATttgttagttttattttcttacgctgcattttttatttacatcaaaTTTTATGTGATAAACAATTTGGAGCCTGGATTAAGTGACATCGAGGAAATTAATGTaagagaaaatttgaattctatACAAGAAAGTAAATATCTTGTATGGAGTTCAAAATGCCGTCTACTGGATAAAGACCCACTGGATGAAAGTATCAGAGAATTTATCCAGCCTGAATATTTTGAGTCGTGTTCATTAACAGATTCGTTACTTAGTTCGGTTGTTAAAGAGGCGAGTGGAAATTACAGCATAGTTATCAATAAAGAAATTGCGGAAAGTTACAAAATACTGCGGTGCTGCTGgtcgtcaatttttaaaaataaatctgagGAGGCTGTGAATGATTGGgatgttaaatttaa cGTGTCACCTTGTCAAGACTTTGAGGATCGAGTGGAATTACCAGAGGACGCAGAAATAGTAAAAGTTGTTTGTagatctaataaaaaattcagcaaaagaatattaaaagtcatgtatgaaaatattcaTGCCATAGTGAATCCAAAAAGAGTCAAAGATCGATTCCAAAATGTCAGCCTTAATAATACAgatacagaaaataaaaaaataagtatttttgtGTTGGGTATAAATGGAATATCGCGTTTGAATTTCATGCGCAGTCTGCCTAAAACAGCGGAATTTCTACAACAAAAGGGCTGGATTAACCTCGTGGGCTACAATAAAATAGGTGATGACAAGTTTTCGAATATCATGTCAATTTTAACGGGGCAAAATGCTTCTCTAAGTAACGCTTATTATAACTCTGAATCTGAAGGCCTAAATGATTGCCCATTattgtggaaaaattttaaacaggcTGGTTATGTGACAGCTTATGGAGAAGATGTTTCTTATTTAGACTCATTAAATTTCCGTAACAACGGATTTATTGACCCGCCAACTGATTACTATCTCAAGCCTTATATTGTTGCCACGGAAAATTTGTTAAAGCCAAAGTACAAATTTGGACAACGTTATTGCTCAGGACCAGAGTTAACGGTTGATCGGATTTTAAATTACGCATCAGATTTCGCTAGGGAATTTTTGGACAGACCGTACTTTGGTTGGTTCTGGATTAATTCAATACCTCATGATGACATAAATGGACTGTCGTCAATGGACTCGCATTTGCTGGATCAGCTAAAGAATTTTGAGCAAGGTGGTGTTTTTGATAACACCCTGGTGGTATTTCTCAGCGACCATGGAACGCGGTGggacgaaataaaaaatacatttatcgGCTGGTACGAAGAGAGACTGCCCTTTGTGTATCTGCGAGTACCAGACgcattgaaaaatcaaaacattGATGACAGCAGTCTGGATATCATTCAGACGCTAAAAGTAAATAAGCGTCGATTAACGTCACCTTATGATTTGTACGAGACACTAAGGGATATTCTGGAACGCGGGGGAGGCAAAGCGAGTCCTAGTTCTGGCTGCTCATTGTGCCAAAGTCTTTTGAAACCTGTAATCAATGAACGCGGATGCGAAGATGTTGGGGTGTCGTCTCACTGGTGCACATGTACGGAATCAAACCCACAATCACCCACCAGCGAAATCGCACAAcaaggagctcaaaaattctTATCGCATATCGAGAGTgtggtaaaaaattacaaaaatgaaaaaggcGAACGGCTGTGCGCAGAGttaaatattgagaaaattCACCGTTTTGATGAGATTATTATGGAGAATAACAATACAACtactaagaaatatttttatcagattgAAGTCGCTCCGGGTAATGGAATGTATGAGATTACAATGAACtttgatgtaaataaaaactttgaagTTTCTCCTTATGAAATAAGTAGAACTAATTCTTATGAAGTCAGTGCGAGTTGCCTTCAACATCTCAGTCATAGAAAATACTGTtactgtattaattaa
- the LOC103569825 gene encoding uncharacterized protein LOC103569825: MWKAKFLRVIECLKKKPGIVILLLPGLLVVTLYYISGKYSTLENYFPEKFYNPDYEIVDGYLVWSPKCHMLSENPMDNSISKYVKKKKFEPCSSKPLLTLIVKEADGNYSMVINSKAAKSYSKFICCWSSIVRVEPTKPLTDLWDSKINKSHCEDFDDRVRLPADIETVMVTCRSKDKPKNKKSNILYENIHAIVNPLKLKNYTDASELNNKKISVLVLGIDSVSRLNFLRSLPQTGKYLRETGWTHLAGYNKMGDNTFPNLMAILTGQNSSAAYANCRPREAYGLDNCSFLWYNFRRAGYVTAYGEDDSTLSTFNYQKTGFVDPPTDYYLRPYIVAAEKYLKAKHKYGSEYCTGPELAVDRIFNYALDFAVTFLDRPYFGFFWTNSVTHNDMNGASSLDSHLLDQLEYLERRGVFNNTLVIFLSDHGMRWGDIRNTFIGWYEERLPFVYLRVPDVLKNQNNGDNSLDIIQALKINEHRLTSPYDLYETLRDILERAGGKANLSSGCPTCQTLLKPVPYERSCEDAGVSPHWCTCTAFNPQSPTSKIAQQGAKTFLSYVESVIKDYKNHKGKRLCAKLKVKKIHRVNQIINLDNSTNSIPETTDTEKYFYLIELSPGGGMFETTVLFDKNGGSKMTEEEVSRINSYAKDSKCLDNGFKKYCYCIN, encoded by the exons atgtGGAAAGCAAAATTTTTACGTGTCATTGAGTGCCTTAAAAAAAAGCCgggaattgttattttattacttccGGGTCTACTTGTCGTGacactttattatatttccgGCAAATATTCAACACTGGAAAATTACTTTCCCGAAAAATTCTACAATCCTGACTATG agATTGTGGATGGCTATTTGGTATGGAGTCCAAAGTGTCATATGCTGTCAGAAAACCCCATGGACAATAGTATATCAAAGTAtgtgaagaagaaaaagttcGAACCCTGTTCATCCAAGCCTTTGCTTACTTTGATAGTGAAAGAAGCTGATGGTAATTACAGTATGGtgataaattcaaaagcaGCCAAAagttacagtaaatttatttgttgttgGTCATCTATTGTTAGAGTTGAGCCAACTAAACCACTTACAGATCTATGGGATTCGaaaatcaa tAAATCACATTGCGAAGATTTTGACGACAGGGTTCGACTACCAGCAGACATAGAAACAGTTATGGTAACATGTAGATCAAAAGATAAACCAAAGAACAAAAAATCTAACATACTTTATGAAAATATCCACGCGATAGTAAATcctttgaaattaaaaaattatacagatgcgtctgaattaaataataaaaaaataagtgttcTTGTATTAGGTATCGATAGTGTGTcgcgattaaattttttacgtagTCTTCCGCAAACAGGTAAATATTTACGCGAAACGGGATGGACTCATTTGGCGGGTTACAACAAAATGGGAGACAATACATTTCCAAATTTGATGGCAATACTGACAGGACAAAACAGTTCCGCAGCGTACGCAAATTGTCGCCCAAGGGAAGCATACGGTTTAGACAACTGTTCGTTTCTGTGGTACAATTTCCGGCGAGCTGGATATGTGACAGCATACGGAGAAGACGACAGTACTCTCAGTACATTTAATTACCAGAAGACAGGGTTCGTTGATCCACCAACGGACTACTATCTACGGCCTTACATAGTCGCtgctgaaaaatatttgaaagcaAAACACAAATATGGTTCCGAGTATTGCACTGGACCGGAACTAGCTGTTGatcgtatttttaattacgcaTTAGATTTCGCTGTTACGTTTTTAGACAGACCGTATTTTGGTTTTTTCTGGACTAACTCAGTAACTCACAATGACATGAATGGAGCATCGTCATTGGACTCACATCTGCTGGATCAGCTGGAGTATCTTGAGCGACGAGGTGTCTTCAACAACACGCTGGTGATATTTCTCAGCGACCATGGAATGCGATGGGGTGATATTAGAAATACATTTATCGGCTGGTACGAAGAGAGACTGCCTTTTGTGTATCTGCGAGTACCAGACGTATTGAAGAACCAAAACAATGGGGATAACAGTCTGGATATTATTCaggcattaaaaataaacgagcaTCGATTAACGTCACCTTACGATTTATACGAGACACTAAGGGACATTTTGGAACGCGCGGGAGGCAAAGCAAATTTAAGTTCCGGTTGTCCGACCTGTCAAACTCTTTTGAAACCTGTACCGTATGAACGAAGTTGCGAGGATGCTGGAGTGTCTCCTCACTGGTGCACTTGCACGGCATTCAATCCCCAATCACCCACCAGCAAAATCGCTCAGCAAGGAGCCAAAACATTTCTTTCATACGTCGAGAGTGTTATCAAAGACTACAAAAATCATAAAGGAAAACGTCTCTGCGCCAAACTTaaggtcaaaaaaattcatcgtgtcaatcaaataataaatttagacaATTCAACCAACAGCATACCGGAAACAACAgatactgaaaaatatttttatttaattgaactGAGTCCCGGTGGCGGTATGTTTGAAACAACGGTACTATTCGACAAAAACGGCGGTTCAAAAATGACTGAAGAAGAAGTCAGTCGTATAAACTCATATGCCAAAGATTCAAAATGCTTAGATAATGGTTTCAAAAAGTATTGTtactgtattaattaa
- the LOC103569824 gene encoding atrial natriuretic peptide-converting enzyme: MKKLFLSTCLFLFLDLTVTTPAIGSLKLNDECSRDKNCENIENSRCHLGYCRCQPFYAPYNETRCVESTLLGNDCYVSEQCSMKVAKSTCLDGVCQCEDGYLQFRRHTCLTPAKPGQVCYSHDHCRLWDSDTHCDFLIPDLFGRCQCTAPMKRDGEICRPNNLVIPPVNSSYNPTSSPNNFFDDSTQIDSDSVFSQGNQPESNNDTGVQISWLKNATRLLSTSVTPRLPINLVTHPMYRTPRPHHEDTNELPEDNDAVIIDADTITELIQTTTPSVPTKADRHETTTSTAVSLGLACKNDLECRMADAHSRCIDGVCDCAIRGNGSLPCGAKRTGCPVGTFQCRGSGTCISWFFVCDGRPDCGDGSDEECATDQCPNQAFSCKKSKVCISKAGQCDGRIDCPNGEDEEGCKNRRRCPEGSFRCNSGQCLPAYEFCNAVVSCRDGSDEPRGACRTRYRGRLSARNCPFRCANGQCRSDAITCSGRDGCGDNSDEINCSVCKCPAVA; the protein is encoded by the exons gaTCTAACAGTGACAACACCAGCAATAGGatcattgaaattaaatgaCGAGTGCTCGCGAGATAAAAACTGTGAGAACATCGAGAACAGCCGTTGTCATTTGGGATACTGTCGCTGTCAACCCTTTTACGCTCCATACAATGAAACCCGCTGTGTTGAAT cAACGTTATTAGGAAACGATTGCTATGTTTCGGAGCAATGTTCAATGAAAGTTGCAAAGAGTACTTGTTTAGATGGAGTTTGTCAATGTGAAGATGGATATTTACAATTTAGAAGGCATACTTGTTTGACAC ccgcAAAACCAGGGCAAGTTTGTTACAGCCACGATCACTGTCGTCTCTGGGACAGCGACACACACTGTGACTTTTTAATTCCCGATTTGTTCGGGCGCTGTCAGTGTACCGCGCCAATGAAACGTGACGGGGAAATTTGCCGCCCAAACAATCTCGTTATCCCTCCAGTTAATTCATCGTATAATCCCACGAGCAGTCCAAACAATTTCTTCGACGATTCAACGCAAATAGACTCAGACAGTGTTTTCAGTCAAGGAAACCAACCAGAAAGCAATAACGATACCG GTGTACAGATTTCATGGCTGAAAAATGCAACGCGTTTATTATCAACATCTGTGACTCCACGATTGCCAATAAATTTAGTGACACATCCGATGTATCGCACACCGCGGCCTCATCATGAAGACACTAATGAGTTACCAGAAGATAATGACGCAGTAATAATTGACGCTGATACGATAACTGAATTAATTCAAACAACAACACCGTCGG tacCAACGAAAGCAGACCGTCATGAAACAACAACGTCGACTGCAGTAAGTCTTGGACTTGCTTGTAAAAATGATCTTGAGTGTCGTATGGCAGATGCACATTCGCGTTGCATAGACGGAGTGTGTGACTGTGCTATTCGTGGAAACGGAAGCTTACCATGTGGTGCAAAAAGAACAGGATGTCCAGTTGGTACATTTCAGTGCCGCGGATCTGGTACTTGCATCAGTTGGTTCTTTGTCTGCGATGGGAGACCCGATTGTGGTGATGGTTCTGACGAGGAATGCGCTACCGACCAGTGTCCAAATCAAGCGtttagttgtaaaaaaagcAAAGTATGTATTTCAAAGGCTGGCCAGTGCGATGGGAGAATCGACTGTCCTAATGGAGAAGACGAAGAAGGCTGCAAAAATCGACGAC GATGCCCTGAAGGGAGCTTCCGTTGCAACAGTGGACAATGTTTACCGGCGTATGAATTTTGTAATGCCGTAGTGTCGTGTCGCGATGGAAGCGATGAGCCACGTGGTGCGTGTCGCACTCGTTATCGCGGACGTCTTTCAGCAAGAAATTGTCCATTTAGGTGTGCTAATGGTCAGTGTAGATCAGACGCTATTACTTGCAGTGGACGTGATGGATGCGGTGATAATTCTGATGAAATCAATTGCTCTGTTTGTA aatgtCCAGCAGTCGCATAA